A part of Setaria viridis chromosome 8, Setaria_viridis_v4.0, whole genome shotgun sequence genomic DNA contains:
- the LOC117833948 gene encoding copper transport protein ATX1 — translation MAQTVVLRVGMSCEGCVGAVKRVLGKMEGVESYEVDIKEQKVTVKGNVTPDAVLQTVSKTGKKTSFWETEPAAPADATA, via the exons ATGGCCCAG ACTGTTGTACTCAGGGTTGGCATGTCCTGTGAAGGCTGTGTTGGAGCTGTTAAGCGGGTTCTAGGCAAAATGGAAG GTGTTGAGTCTTACGAAGTAGACATCAAGGAGCAGAAGGTCACAGTGAAGGGTAACGTAACACCGGATGCAGTTCTGCAGACTGTTTCGAAAACTGGCAAAAAGACTTCGTTCTGGGAGACTGAACCTGCGGCGCCAGCTGATGCTACTGCTTGA
- the LOC117834345 gene encoding L10-interacting MYB domain-containing protein-like, whose protein sequence is MVDEEEMDDEDEDSEPSNKYDKTNWSKTNTGIFCELAVEQMRLGNCPSGKMNTRGYKEMVQKFKERTNLNHAPKQFRNRWTQCKKLYTFYKFTMSQSGLGRKPNGAIRALEKWWKKTLRYSGFLKKFQLDSSECMKFSKFIPHYIDELHEMYHNVVVDGTSSTIAGDVNEEEEYEEEDELEAEEDGNDVDASPLSNSSRKRSSSTKDTTSKGEDNEIEQSLKLARECGATDGTEEFFMAIELFATRYNRTVFANINKNEARLTWLKMKCIGNKSSY, encoded by the exons ATGGTGGATGAAGAAGAgatggatgatgaagatgaggactCCGAACCTTCT AACAAGTATGACAAGACAAATTGGAGCAAAACAAACACCGGTATATTTTGTGAACTAGCTGTCGAGCAAATGAGGCTAGGGAATTGCCCAAGTGGAAAGATGAATACAAGGGGTTACAAAGAAATGGTACAAAAATTTAAAGAAAGGACAAACCTGAACCATGCCCCCAAACAATTCAGAAATAGATGGACACAATGCAAGAAACTTTATACTTTTTATAAGTTCACAATGTCACAGTCAGGATTAGGTAGAAAACCAAATGGTGCGATTAGAGCTTTGGAGAAGTGGTGGAAAAAAACATTAAGGTATTCTGGTTTCCTCAAGAAATTTCAGCTAGAT AGTTCAGAGTGCATGAAATTTTCAAAATTCATACCACACTATATTGATGAGTTACATGAAATGTACCACAATGTAGTTGTGGATGGAACTTCGTCAACCATAGCTGGAGATGTCAATGAGGAAGAGGaatatgaagaagaagatgaacttGAGGCTGAGGAAGATGGAAATGATGTTGATGCAAGCCCATTGAGTAATAGCAGTCGCAAGAGGAGTTCTAGCACAAAAGATACAACATCTA AAGGAGAAGATAATGAGATAGAACAAAGCCTCAAGTTGGCGAGGGAATGTGGAGCAACAGATGGTACAGAAGAGTTTTTCATGGCCATTGAATTGTTTGCCACAAGATACAACCGAACTGTTTTTGCCAACATAAATAAAAATGAAGCTAGGTTGACGTGGCTGAAAATGAAGTGCATCGGGAACAAATCAAGCTACTGA